The following DNA comes from Halorhabdus tiamatea SARL4B.
ATCCCGCACCGAAGATGGCAACGCGCATACGATCCGTTAGTGCGCCAACAGCCTAAAGGCACGGACGGGCCGAAAATGGCTAGAACAGGGCTTCGTCGGACTCCAGGACGCGGGCAGGCCCACCGACCTGCCAGGTGAGCGTCTCGATTCCGAGTGCTTCGATCGCCGACTCGACGCGGTCGACGTACTCCGCCGTCGTATTGACGTAGATGCTCGCGCCGGTATCGCCGGAGAAATACACGGGAACGCCATCCGCCCGGAGATCCCGCACGGTCTCGAAGACCTCGAGGCTCTCGGGTTGCCAGTAGACCCACCCGCTGGGCCCGGTCATCGTCGTCGCCGCCAGCGAGAGCGTGTCGTGTTCGGCGATCTCGAACGTCCGCTCGAAGTCGCCGCGGCCGAGCGCGTCGCGCATGTCCGCGAGTTGCTCGTGGACGTGGGCGAGTCGTCCCTCGAACATGTGGCTGTCTTCGGCCTCCGCGTGGGCCGCCTCGGTCTCCTTGTAGGCGGGGATGACCGCGCCGACGATCCGAACGTCGTCCTCGAAGTCGACGTCGAGTCGCCGAGAACGGCAGTCCCGATCGTTGCTGCCCGCCCGCAGATCCGAAAAGCCGCCCGTGACCGCCCGCGCCGCCGAGGTCGAACCACGGCGAGCGATCGTCGATATTTCCGGACGAGAGAGGTCCAACCCGGCAGCCTCGGCCAGTGCCATCGCCAGCGCCGCGAATCCAGACGCCGAGGAGCCAAACCCGACGTTCGTCGGGAAGTTGTTCTCGCTCTCGACTCGGACTCGATCCTCGATCCCGGCCCGCTCGCGGACGTGGTCGACGACGGTCCGGATGCGCTCGGCCCCGCGCCCGTCGACGCGATCGCCGTCGATTTGGTAGACGTCCTCGTCACGGTCGGGTTCGAAGGCGACGGTCGTCGTGGAGTTACTCGGCGCGGTGCAGAGGCTGATCGAGTCGTGATACGGCGTCCGGAGGTCGGGGTCGCGTATCCCGTGGTACTTCACCAGCCCCTGGATCGGGTGGGCCGTCGCTGTCGCTTGCATACCTGGTGGTACAGTGGGTCGCACTTAGATGCCGCGTAATCGGAAACCCCGTCCAGCGCTACGGCTCGATGTATACAGGACCGATCATGTCTCGTTCAATCACCAAGTTCCTGTAATTTCCGCTGGACCTGCGCGTAGACGTTCGGATCGAGGTTCATCCCTGCGTCGACGAGATCGTACAGGATATCGACCGCTTCTGTGGCGGACAGCGCCCCCGATTTCGCACCGTGGAGCAACAACGTTGTCACCCACCAGCACTCGACGCCGTGACTCCTGGCCACCTCGATCAGCGCCATATCGTTCCCAAGAAGGATCGCCTCGTCGTCTGCAGCCATCAGTATCACCGAGGCGTCCGCGACAGCGATCCCTTCGAGCGTCGCCACCTCCTCGGATTGGGGCGGTGTCTCGACGACTTCGACCCCTTTGAGAAAATGCTGAAGCGATGCCGTCCCGGGTTTTCCCTCGACAAGTACCTCGTCTCTCACTGCGTCTGTCGTCCGGACTGTCTCGAAGGTCGTCTCGACGAGGCCGAGTCTCCCAACCCACGAGAGCGGAATCAGAGCGGAAGAATCGACAACGACCATCAGATTCTCCCGAGGTCTCGTTCGAGGTCATCGGTCGAATAGCCCACGTCGATCCCCTCTTCGGCGGCGAGGGTCACCATTTCGACGTACGGGACGTCCGCAATTTCAGCCGCCCGACGGATCGTCAACTCGTGGTTTCGTAGTCCGTCGAGTGCTTTCTCCCGTCGCCACTCGTCGAGTCCGTCCCTGATGAGCCGCCGAAGCACCTCCGATCTGTCGGCGGTCAGTTCCGCCTCAAGTTCTGCGAGCAACTCCTCGTCGTCTTCGGGAATACGCGTCGTGACGGTCTTCATCGTTACAAAAACATACGTTACGATACGATATAATCGTAACGGACATCGGGTAGACGACGGCTCATGTCGAGACGGGAGCCTCCGAGAGTTGGGGGGAGATGTCCGAACAAGAGCCAGACAGTCAGCCAGAGAACAGATGGCGTGCTACACCAGCGCGCCGGCGGCAGCGATCGCTTCCTCGCTCGCGAACCCGAAGGCCGGAAGGAGCAACACCGTCACGACCGCCGCGACGATGATGGCGGTGTACAGCCCGATCGGGTAGGATTCGATCTCGAAGTCCTGGGTCGGCTCCTCGAACCACAGCGCCTTGACGACCCGCGAATAGTAGAACAGGCTCAGGGCACTGGCGATCGCACCGACCGCAGCCAGCCACCACAGGCCCGCGCCGACGGCCGCGCCGAAGAGGACGTACTTCGAGAGGAAGCCCGCCCCGACGGGGAGGCCGGCGAGGCTGAACAGGAAGACGGTCATCGCCACGGCGGCGACCGGCGCTTCCCGTGCCAGCCCGTTGTAGTCCTCGAACGTCCGGCCGACGTCCCAGTACTCCGCGAGGCCGACGAACAGGAACGCGCCGGTGTTCATGAACCCGTAGACCAGCAGGTGGAGCATGCCGGCCCCGAGCACCAGGCTGTCGTCACCGTGACCGGTCAGTGCCGCGAGCGCGATCAGGACGTACCCGGCGTGGCCGATCGACGAATAGGCGAGCATCCGCTTGACATTGTTCTGGGTCGCAGCGGCGAAGTTCCCCAGCACCATCGTGGCGACCGCCAGGATCTGAAAGAGGAGCAGCCAGTCGATGGTGCCGCTGATCAGGTCATGGGGGAACGCCGTCGTGAAGAGCCGGAAGGCGAGCACGAATCCAGCGGCCTTCGACGCCGAGGAGAGGAACGCCGAGATCGGCGTCGGCGCGCCCTCGTAGGCCTCGGGTGCCCAGAAGTGGAAGGGGACGCTCGCGGTCTTGAAGGCGACGCCGCCGGCGACCATCACGACGCCGACGCCCAGAATGCCGGCCGGGGCATCGGACACCGCCGCGGCGACCTCGGTGAACGCGAGGTGGCCCGTCGCGACGTAGACCAGGCTGATCCCGTAGACGAAGATCGCCGAGGACAGCGCACCGACGAGGAAGTACTTCAGCCCGCCCTCGACGCTGCCCTTGTTGTCCTTCAGCGAGGCCACCAGCGCGTAGGAGGGGAGACTCGCCAGCTCCAGCGCGAGCAGTGCCGTCGCGAAGCTGTTGACCGCGCCCAAAAGCGTCATCCCAGTCGCTGCGAGAAAGACCAGCGAGAAGTACTCCGCCCGGTAGGGCACGTCGGTGAAGTAGTCGTAACTCCCGAGGACGACCAGTGCGAGGACGCTGGCGACGATCGTCCCGAAGACGAGCGTCATCCCGTCGACGAGCAACTGGTCGCCGAACAGTTCGATCGCGGCTGGCTGACCAGTCCCGGCCGCCAGATACCAGACGTTGAACGCCAGCGCGGCGAGCGCGCCGGCCAGTCCAACGCCGGTGAGGAGACCGGTGTTCGTCGTGTCGGGTTCCGGTTCGATGCTGTCGATAATGAACAGGACCAGCGCTGTCAGCCCGAGCACCAGCGCGGGTGCGAGCGCGGCCCACTGTGGAAGTTCTATGGCTGCCATCAGACACCACCTCCGAGTTCGACGATGGGCGCAACCGCGTCCTGGATCATCCCGTAGAACAGGTCAGGGTGGATCCCGAGGACGATCACCGCGGCAAGCAAGACGAGCAACGGCGCGACGTCCTGGACCGGCGCGCGGGAGAGTTCGTAGTCGGTCGCGAGGTCGAACGGCCCGAACAGCGTGCGCTGCATCGCCCACAGCAGGTAGCCGGCGACGATCACGATCCCGAACATGGCAAGCGCGGTAAACACCGGCGCGCCCGGGAGTACGCTCGATGGGAACGCGCCGATGAAGATCAGCGCCTCCCCGATGAACCCGCTCATCAGCGGCAGGCCCATGTAGCCGAAGGCCGCGGCGACGAAGATTCCCGAAGTCACCGGCAGTCGATCCGCCAGGCCGGACATGTCGCCGACCATCCGGGTGTGCGTCTGGTTGTAGACCACGCCGACGACCATGAACATCAGCCCCGAGATGAACCCGTGGCTGATCATCTGGAAGGTCGCCCCGCCCACGCCGTGGACGGTGTAGGCGATCAACCCGAGCAGGACGTACCCCATCGACGAGATGGAGGAGTACGCGACGATCCGCTTTAAGTCCCGCTGGGCGAGCGCGAGCATCGCGCCGTAGATGACGCTCACCACGGCGAAGATCCCGATGATCGTCGCGTTGGCCGCCGCGACATCGGGTAACATTGTGAAGTTGAACCGCAGCAGGGCGTAGGTCCCCATCTTCAGGAGCACGCCCGCGAGCAGCACCGACACCGGCGTTGGCGCTTCGACGTGGGCGTCCGGCAGCCAGGTGTGTACCGGGACGATCGGAACCTTGACCGCGAACCCGGCGAACATCGCGAGGAAGGCCGTCGTCTTGAGCGCCTCCGGCCCCAGGCCGGCGAGTCCGTCCAGGGCACCCGGCTCCTGGAGCGCCTGGGCAACCGCCGGCAGGTCGAGGCTGGCGACACTGTCGCCCAGCCCGAACACCAGCGCGATGAAGCCGATGAACATCACCAGGCTCGCGACGTTGGTGTAGACGAAGAACTTGATCGCGGCGTACTTCCGGCGCGGGCCACCCCAGATCCCGATCAGGAAGTACATCGGGACCAGGACGACTTCCCAGAAGACGAACCACAGGAAGAAATCGAGCGCCGCGAAGACGCCCAGCAGTCCCGCCTCAAGCAGCAGGACCAGCGCGTAGAACTGCGACTCGCGCTCGTCGATCGGCGTCCAGGCCGAGACGATCGCAGCCGTCGTGAGAATCGTCGTCAGCACGAGCAGCGGCAGACTCACGCCGTCGAGGCCGACGTGCCACTGGAGGGCGTAGGGCCCCAGATCGAACCAGGCGAGCTGAGTCTCGAAGGCGGGATTGTTCCCGAGCAGGGCGTTGCTCGCGCCGTCGAAGGCTGACCACAGGTAGAGGCTCCCGC
Coding sequences within:
- the mvaD gene encoding phosphomevalonate decarboxylase MvaD; protein product: MQATATAHPIQGLVKYHGIRDPDLRTPYHDSISLCTAPSNSTTTVAFEPDRDEDVYQIDGDRVDGRGAERIRTVVDHVRERAGIEDRVRVESENNFPTNVGFGSSASGFAALAMALAEAAGLDLSRPEISTIARRGSTSAARAVTGGFSDLRAGSNDRDCRSRRLDVDFEDDVRIVGAVIPAYKETEAAHAEAEDSHMFEGRLAHVHEQLADMRDALGRGDFERTFEIAEHDTLSLAATTMTGPSGWVYWQPESLEVFETVRDLRADGVPVYFSGDTGASIYVNTTAEYVDRVESAIEALGIETLTWQVGGPARVLESDEALF
- a CDS encoding UPF0175 family protein produces the protein MKTVTTRIPEDDEELLAELEAELTADRSEVLRRLIRDGLDEWRREKALDGLRNHELTIRRAAEIADVPYVEMVTLAAEEGIDVGYSTDDLERDLGRI
- a CDS encoding NADH-quinone oxidoreductase subunit N, whose amino-acid sequence is MAAIELPQWAALAPALVLGLTALVLFIIDSIEPEPDTTNTGLLTGVGLAGALAALAFNVWYLAAGTGQPAAIELFGDQLLVDGMTLVFGTIVASVLALVVLGSYDYFTDVPYRAEYFSLVFLAATGMTLLGAVNSFATALLALELASLPSYALVASLKDNKGSVEGGLKYFLVGALSSAIFVYGISLVYVATGHLAFTEVAAAVSDAPAGILGVGVVMVAGGVAFKTASVPFHFWAPEAYEGAPTPISAFLSSASKAAGFVLAFRLFTTAFPHDLISGTIDWLLLFQILAVATMVLGNFAAATQNNVKRMLAYSSIGHAGYVLIALAALTGHGDDSLVLGAGMLHLLVYGFMNTGAFLFVGLAEYWDVGRTFEDYNGLAREAPVAAVAMTVFLFSLAGLPVGAGFLSKYVLFGAAVGAGLWWLAAVGAIASALSLFYYSRVVKALWFEEPTQDFEIESYPIGLYTAIIVAAVVTVLLLPAFGFASEEAIAAAGALV
- a CDS encoding complex I subunit 4 family protein encodes the protein MLLEALLVSVLVGAGVVALAPNRYAGKLAAVLSLVPLGGSLYLWSAFDGASNALLGNNPAFETQLAWFDLGPYALQWHVGLDGVSLPLLVLTTILTTAAIVSAWTPIDERESQFYALVLLLEAGLLGVFAALDFFLWFVFWEVVLVPMYFLIGIWGGPRRKYAAIKFFVYTNVASLVMFIGFIALVFGLGDSVASLDLPAVAQALQEPGALDGLAGLGPEALKTTAFLAMFAGFAVKVPIVPVHTWLPDAHVEAPTPVSVLLAGVLLKMGTYALLRFNFTMLPDVAAANATIIGIFAVVSVIYGAMLALAQRDLKRIVAYSSISSMGYVLLGLIAYTVHGVGGATFQMISHGFISGLMFMVVGVVYNQTHTRMVGDMSGLADRLPVTSGIFVAAAFGYMGLPLMSGFIGEALIFIGAFPSSVLPGAPVFTALAMFGIVIVAGYLLWAMQRTLFGPFDLATDYELSRAPVQDVAPLLVLLAAVIVLGIHPDLFYGMIQDAVAPIVELGGGV